The Microvirgula aerodenitrificans DSM 15089 genome includes a window with the following:
- a CDS encoding OmpA family protein, whose amino-acid sequence MKRTTLAAIATGVAFSVAGCATQPGQQNPGGMSNTGMGAIIGTLGGAAAGVLIGDSTKGALIGAAAGAAIGAGTGYYMDRQKAKMEESMRQEISSGQMELQQRPDKSLVVTMNEEATFAFNSSKVKPAFYPAMNKVAQVLGEYGKTTLKITGYTDNVGSDAYNLKLSQQRASAVKSYLTGKGIAASRISTVGMGKANPRAGNDTAQGRAMNRRVDILIQPTADAK is encoded by the coding sequence ATGAAAAGAACAACCCTTGCGGCGATTGCAACCGGCGTGGCATTCAGCGTCGCCGGCTGCGCGACCCAGCCCGGCCAGCAGAATCCGGGCGGCATGAGCAATACCGGCATGGGCGCCATCATCGGCACCCTCGGCGGCGCGGCGGCCGGCGTCCTGATCGGCGACAGCACCAAGGGTGCGCTGATCGGCGCTGCTGCCGGTGCGGCGATCGGTGCCGGCACCGGCTACTACATGGACCGGCAAAAGGCCAAGATGGAAGAGTCCATGCGCCAGGAAATCTCCAGCGGCCAGATGGAACTCCAGCAGCGCCCGGACAAGAGCCTGGTCGTGACCATGAACGAGGAAGCCACTTTTGCCTTCAACTCGTCGAAAGTGAAGCCGGCGTTCTATCCGGCCATGAACAAGGTGGCGCAGGTACTCGGCGAGTATGGCAAGACCACGCTGAAAATCACCGGCTACACCGACAACGTCGGCAGCGACGCCTACAACCTGAAGCTGTCGCAGCAACGCGCCAGCGCGGTGAAAAGCTATCTGACCGGCAAGGGTATCGCCGCCAGCCGGATCAGCACGGTGGGCATGGGCAAGGCCAATCCGCGCGCCGGCAACGACACGGCCCAGGGCCGGGCCATGAACCGCCGGGTCGACATCCTGATCCAGCCGACCGCAGACGCAAAGTAA